CTCTGCCCTCAAACCATTTCAGGCCCTAGCGGTGACTGCAGCCGGAGCGCTAGAGCGCTACAGCCTTGGCGATCGCGACCTAGCCATCATGTGCGGCTCTCACCAGGGGACCATCGAGCAGGCGCGTCAGGCCTTCCACATTCTCTGGCAGGCTGATCTCGACCCCACGGCCCTGCGCTGTCCAATTCCGGCCGGTAAGAAAAGCCCCCTTGAGCACAATTGCTCAGGCAAGCACGCCGGTATGCTAGCCGTCTGTCAGCAGCGCAACTGGCCCCTAGCAACCTATCTCGATCGCAGCCACCCAGTACAAAAGCTGATCCTGACCCGCATTTCAGAGCTGCTGGGCATGCCCTCTGACGAGTTTATCTGCGCCCATGACGACTGCGGTGCTCCCACCTACTTCATGCAGCTGAGCCAGATGGCTTCCCTGTTTGCCATGCTCTCCTCGGGCAACAGCCTCGACATGGAGCGCATTGTCCGGGCCATGATTAGCCACCCCGACATGGTGGGCGGCCCTGGCAGCTTCGACACCACGCTGATGAATCTTACCCATGGGGCTCTGGTCAGCAAATCGGGGGCCGAAGGCATTCAGTGCATTGGGCGGGTGGGTGAAGGTCTAGGCCTGTCGATCAAGGTAATCGACGGGGCGAAGCGAGCCAAGTATGCTACCGCAATCTTTACCCTGCGGCAACTCGGCTGGATCACCCCCACAGTGGCCGACACCCTGGCCGAAACCTATATGAAAGTTGGCGATTTTACGCGGCTTGATGTTGTCGGCGATCTGCCTATGATGTACTAGCTAGCCGCAGTCATGTCCTTTCGCCTCTGGGGACATTACCTAGTAGGGCAGCTTACCTGTGAGGACAGACGACTGCACTCAGGAAACGACTCTGTGCCGCTATTCAACCGCCTCAGCCGCCTTAGAGAACAGACACGCAAACAATTTCTGAAGAAATTTGATTGAAAAAGAAAATTAGATTGTTATCCGAGAACATTTAGCGCTATATTGAATAAGCCGACGCGGGGTAGAGCAGTCTGGTAGCTCGTCGGGCTCATAACCCGAAGGTCCATGGTTCAAATCCATGCCCCGCCACCAAAACAAAAATAGGGTTCCTAGCTATAGCTAGGAACCCTATTTTTGTTAGAGCCACCTTGGCCAACGCGTCCTCAATGGGCGATAGTGATTTTTGTTCATCCCGTCGAGGCCGGCACCGATGGCTCAGCCCAAGATTATTGTTTTAGACGACGACCCTACCGGTTCTCAAACGGTGCATAGCTGCCTGCTGCTGATGCGGTGGGACGTAGACACTCTGCGCCAGGGGCTGCGCGATGACTCACCAATTTTCTTTGTGCTGACCAACACCCGCGCGCTCACTGCCGCCGCTGCTGAGCAGGTGACCCGCGAGGTTTGCCAGCATCTCAAGCAGGCGATCGCCCTCGAAGGCATTCAGGATTTTCTTGTTGTCAGTCGCTCCGACTCAACCCTACGGGGCCACTATCCGGTGGAGACCGATGCGATCGCCCAAGAACTTGGCCCCTTCGACGCCCACTTCTTGGTGCCCGCCTTTTTTGAAGGAGGCCGCATCACCCGCGACAGTGTCCATTACTTGATGGTGGATGGCGTACCCACTCCCGTGCACGAGACCGAGTTCGCCAAAGATTCGGTGTTTGGCTACAGCACCAGCTATCTACCCGACTACGTCGCCGAAAAAACCGCTGGGCGCATCCCGGCTGCATCTGTAGAACGCTTTACCCTTGAGAATATTCGGGGGGGTTCGCTAGAGCGGCTGATGACCCTAGAGCACAACGTCTGCTGTGCTGTGGATGGCGAAACCCAAGCTGACCTAAACCAGTTCGCCCAGGATTTGCTTGCGGCCGCTGCCCAGGGCAAAAAGTTTCTGTTTCGCAGCGCTGCCAGCATTCTCACGGCCCTAGCCGCCCTACTGCCCCAGCCCATCGATGCTAGTCACATGCGTACCTACGTGCGCGGTGGCCGCCCCGGAGCCATCATTGTCGGCTCTCATGTGAAGAAAACTACCCAGCAGCTTGAGCAGCTCTTACAGGAACCCGGAGTGACCGGTATCGAAGTGGACGTGGCACAGCTCCGAGACGGGGAGCCTGGTCATCACAAAGCGGTGCTAGAGGATATTCTTAACCAGGTAAACAAGGCCCACGAAGTTGGCCAAGTGCCCGTGGTCTACACTAGCCGCCAGGAACTCGCCTTCGACACCGTTCAGGCCCGGCTCGACTTTGGTGTCGAAGTCTCTTCCTTACTAATGGATGTAATTAAAGGATTACCCAGCGATATTGGGTTCCTCATCAGCAAGGGCGGCATCACCTCCAACGACACCCTCAGCACTGGGTTAGCGTTGCGTACCGCCCGGCTACTTGGCCAAATTCTACCTGGAGTCTCTGCCGTGCGCACCCCCGCTGATCACCCCCAGTTTCCTGATCTGCCAGTGGTGCTTTTCCCCGGCAATGTGGGAGACGAGAGGGCTCTGACGCTGACCTATCAACGATTGGTGGGCCAATAGGAGAGAAGAGGAGATACTGCGGTAAGGAGCAGTTAAGCCCGATAGGAAGGCAATCTGATAACAGAATTCTCCATCTTTCTCATCTCCTGAGCCCTCAACGCCCCGCCTCCTGGCGCTCCTCCCGTAGATCAACGATTAGCTGTGCTAGCTGATCGCTGTTGGTGTGGTAGACCTCATTGCAAAAATGACAGATGGCTTCAGCCCCGTTATCTGTTTCAATCATGTCTTGCAGCTCATCTTCGCCCAGCATCTTGAGCGCCCTCAGCATGCGATCGAACGAGCAGGGACAGGAAAACTGCACCATTTGAGTTTCAGGCAAAATTTCTAGGCCCAGATCGCCTACCAGCTCATCAAAGATCTGAGGCAACGTCTTGTTGGCTCGCAGCAGGGGGGTAAAGCCGGTCAATCCGGCCAGACGACTTTCAATTAGAGCCACCATTTCGGTATCTTCGGCAGCACGGGGCAAAATTTGCAGCAGCAGGCCCCCGGCTGCCTCAACCCCATTGGCGCCTACAAATACACCTAGTATCAGGGCCGAGGGGGTTTGCTCAGAACTCACCAGGTAGTGGGTGAGGTCATCACCAATTTCCCCTGAGACTAGCCCAACGGTGCTGGAGTAGGGGTAGCCGTAGCCCATATCGCGAACTACATAGACGTAGCCGTTGCGGCCTACAGCCCTGCCGACATCGAGTTTGCCCTGGGCATTGGGGGGCAGCTCCACAGCAGGGTTGTCCACATAGCCACGGGCAGTGCCATCCATACCGGCATCTACCAAAACGCCGCCTAGGGGACCATCTCCCCGCACGCGAATGTTTACCCGGCCCTGGGGTTGTTTCATGCTGGAGGCCAACAGCAGACCCGCCGAAAGGGTACGACCCAGGGCAGCGGTCGCTACGTAGGAGAGGTTGTGGCGCTGCCGAGCCACCTCAGTGAGTTTAGTCGTGATAACGCCTACCACCCGTACACCGCCATCGGCGGCGGTAGCCCGAATCAGTTGATCTACCATGCGCTGCCCCAGTCTTCACTTAATATTGCTTATTAATTATTGTAAGAGGTTTGGGAGGGCGGGTTTAGGGCAGTTTACCCACCTCTAGGAGAGAGCTTGTTTGCCGCCTCTGTGCCCACATCCCATCGGGTTTCTTTTGGCATACTGAGAGGTGTTGTTTGCGGGCCACCGTCACTCTATGCTAGGCACATTTCAGCACAGCCACCTCCGCATCGAAGTCAATGCCAACCACGAGCATATTCAGGCCAGCTTGGTGCAGCCCAGTCAGTTTCGCCGATGGCTTTGGCCCCAGCAGTTTAGCCAGGGATTGCCCGGCAAGATCCATAGTGGGCTGAGCTTTAACAGTTACCTTGGCCCAGTCGAAATTCACCACGACGTCAAACAGGTAGACGACCACAGCCTTTACATGGTGCTATCTGGCGGAATTGATGGCTTCCATGAATGGTACTGGGGTGATCAGTGGGTGCAGTCGCGACTGGAGGGTGTGTCGGCTCTGCCTTTGAATCTCGGTCAAAGTCTGGCGATGGCGCGGCTACGGCAGTTTTTGCAGCAGTCTGACCTTTGACGCCTGCTAAGCACCCAAAAGCAATCACGCTAAAGGCACCTGCCCCAGCACTTGCACTAGTTCGTCTAAAAACTGGCCTTGGGCTTTAATGATGCGTCTCTTGGCCTCTTCTAGTTCAAACCAGGCGGCTTGGTCCACCTCGGGAAACTCCCGTAGCACGCCAGAGTTGGGTGGCCATTCTAGAATGAAGGTATTGCTGTGCAGATCTGCAGGGTTGAAGTTGCCCTCAAAGGCCCAAGCAAAGACTAGCTTACCCCCAGCCTGGCGTACCGGCTGTAGAGGGCGAAAGCTGCCGGTCGGAACTTGCCCAGTTTCTTCTAAAAACTCGCGCTTGGCGGCTTCAAAGGTGTCTTCTCCAGGGTCAATTTCGCCCTTGGGAATTGTCCAGGCTTGCCAACGGCGATTAGCCCAGTAAGGTCCACCTGAGTGCACCAACAGCACCTCCAGCTGGGAATCCTGGGTTCTATACATGAGTAGCCCTGCGCTTTTTTTAGCCATGGCAGCGATCGCGCCACACCTCAGCCCACCTAGCCAGACTTGGGCATGTCTTCCTTAAATGATTAGCAGTTACAACCTTAGACAAGGAACTCATTGGACTATCCGATTTTAGCTGGCGAGTCCAAAAACACTTACTTTGGCCCGTCATTAGTTTTCCCAAAGTGCCCTGGGGCAGCCTTAAACCAGCTCTAAACCGAGTCAATGAACCAAAAACATTTTGGAAAACCGGCTAGAGGTCAGTGGCTCGCCCTAGCATATTTATAGCCCAGGTCCAACGAATTAAAACTGCTTTAGGTTCTTAACAGAATTAGCAACGTTAACTATGCCTTATCACTGCGATCTTAGCCCTGGCCAAAAGATATATCTTGACAACCCCGGTTCCATCACCCTCATTACCCTAGCCAGCGCTGGTGCTGGCCAACAGCAGCAGTCCAGCACTCAGGTGCATACGGGCCCATGGACGGAGATACCCCAAATAGTTAGGGCAGGCAACGGGGCGCTCCTGCGCTGTGTTACGGCCCAGGGCACGTTTTTCTGGCAAATCCGGGGTATGCAGATTGAAGTCGCATCTGCCACGGATTGGGCTACCGACCAGGCCACTCCCATGCAGGCAGCCGAGGTTGGTCCTTCTCCAATCACCTCAATGCCGCCCATGCCACCCATGGCTCCAATGCAGATGGGCGACATGCAGATGTCACTCAACCCTATGACCCTGCGCATGGGCAAGATGACCCTCGGGTTGGACACGTCGACGGTTAACACCCGGAAATTTTGTACTCAGTGCGGGGCTGCGATCGCCTTGGGCGATCGGTTTTGCGGCAGCTGTGGCCATCAACTGCCTTAGCCTTTTACACCATTAAAAAATGGGGGAATGCTTCCTCCATCTACGTCAACAATCCTGATAATGGAGTCTAGACCCTAAACCACCAGCTTGTCCCGGTGGTTTGGGGTTTTGCGCTAGACGACTGTCTTGGCATTTTCAACTTGGGCGGCTCGCTCACGATCGACAGCAAAGAACGTGGCATAAAACCACCCTGCTAGCAGCGCCCCTAGAATAGGTGCTACCCAGAATAGCCACAGCTGGGCAAACAGCGGACCACCGACAAACAGAGCCGGACCTGTGCTGCGAGCGGGATTCACAGAGGTATTGGTCACCGGAATACTAATTAGGTGAATTAGCGTCAGCGCCAGACCAATCGCCACTGGGGCTAGGCCTACTGGAGCACGAAGGTCAGTGGCCCCCAAGATGATCATCAAGAAAAAGAAGGTCATTACCACTTCACACACGAAGCAGGCCAATAGGCTAAAGCCACCGGGCGAGTGAGCCCCAAAACCATTAGTCGCCAAAGGATTGCCCACAGAGGGGTCAATGGCAAATCCCGGCTGCCCAGTGGCAATAATGTAGATGATGCCAGCCCCCAAAATGCCTCCCAACACCTGGGACACAATATAGGGCAGCAGTTCGCTACTGGGAAACCGTCCCCCGGCCCACAGCCCAAAGGACACTGCCGGATTGAGATGACAGCCTGAGATGTGGCCAATTGCGTAGGCCATAGTCAGCACTGTCAGGCCAAACGCCAGTGAAACGCCCAAAAAGCCGATGCCTAGGTTAAAGGCACCGCTGCTGTCTAAAAACTTACCTGCCAGCACGGCACTGCCACAACCGCCCAGCACCAACCAAAACGTACCAAAAAATTCAGCTACACAACGCTTTACGAGAGGCATTGCTTACCACTCCTACCAGTGAAGTTTACCAAGCCGATTGGTATTGTTCGATACAGATCGCGATCGGCAATCCAATCTCTGTCGGCAAGACTACCGCAAGACTATAAAAGTTTGATAAGGCCAAGGAGCACCAAACCCCTCTTGCAATTGCCACGCCCATTCCCGTAGCCTGTTACCCTGGGATAGGCACGACGCCTTGGCGCCGCAGATGTTTTCAGTGGGGGCTCCCCAATAGGTCACCGGTCTTAGCGTCGTTAACCCTCAGGATCGTTAAGCAACACAGCACTCGCCATGGGAATGCAAGTTTGGCCAGGTCGTCCCCATCCCCTGGGTGCCACTTGGGATGGCATGGGCACCAACTTCGCCCTATTTTCAGAAAATGCCACAGGAGTTGACCTTTGTCTATTCGATGCGGCTGATCAGGAAACCCGCATTCCTTTAACTGAGGTTGATAACTACGTATGGCACAGCTATTTAGTTGGGGTGGGGCCTGGGCAGCGCTATGGCTTTCGGGTACAGGGACCCCATCATCCTAAGGGTGGGCAGCGGTTCAACCCCTACAAGCTGCTAATTGATCCCTACGCCAAGGCCGTAGACGGTGATGTACAGTTTGACCCTGCTATTTTTGGCTATGACCTAGATGCAACCAACAATCTCGAAAACCTCGACTTGTCGTTTTCTGAGGTCGATAGCGCCCCGTTTATGCCTAAGGCTGTGGTGATTGACCCAAGCTTTGATTGGGAGGGCGATCGCCCCCTCGACACCCCTTGGCATCGCACTATCATCTACGAAATCCACGTCAAGGGTCTCACCCAGCGCCATCCAGACATCCCAGAACCGCTACGAGGGACCTACGCTGGGCTGGCTCATCCAGCCATGATTGACCACCTCAGTAGCTTGGGCATTACCGCCGTAGAGCTACTACCTGTCCACCACTTCCATGCTTATCCAGGGCATCTAGCTAACACAGGGCTGCGCAATTACTGGGGCTACGACTCACTCAGCTACCTGGCTCCCTACGGCGGCTATAGCAGCGCTGGGCAGACCGGTGGGCAGGTCAACGAGTTTAAGCAGATGGTTAAAGCGCTACATCAGGCCGGCATTGAAGTCATTTTAGACGTGGTCTACAACCACACCGGCGAGGGCAGCCACCTAGGGCCAACCATCAGTCTGCGAGGCATCGACAACGCAGCTTACTATCGCCTTGTCGAAGATGCTCCCCGCTACTATATGGACTTCACCGGCTGCGGCAACTCCCTCAATGTGCGCCATCCTCAAGTGCTCAAGCTGATTATGGATAGCTTGCGCTATTGGGTGCTGGAGATGCACGTCGATGGTTTTCGCTTTGACCTCGCCTCAGCCCTGGCTCGAGAACTGTACGAAGTTGACAGCTTGGCGGCATTCTTCGACATCATTCACCAGGATCCGGTGCTGTCCACTATCAAGCTGATCGCCGAACCTTGGGATTTGGGGGAGGGGGGCTATCAGGTGGGCAACTTTCCGCTGCTGTGGTCGGAGTGGAACGGCAAATACCGCGATTCAATGCGCGACTTTTGGCGCGACCACGACTGTCGCCTGGGCGAGTTTGCCTTCCGGGTTACCGGCAGTTCTGACCTGTACAAGGCCAATGGCAAACGTCCCCACGCCAGCGTTAACTTCATCACCTGTCACGACGGCTTTACTCTACGAGATTTGGTGAGCTACAACGAGAAGCATAATTTGGCTAACCACGAAAACAATCGCGACGGCGAGAGCTATAACCGCTCTTGGAACTGCGGGGCCGAGGGTGAAACTGACAACCCAACCATTCTGGCCCTGCGGCACAAGCAGCAGCGCAACTTGCTGGCTACGCTGCTTCTCTCCCAGGGGGTTCCCATGCTGCTCGG
This sequence is a window from Leptolyngbya subtilissima AS-A7. Protein-coding genes within it:
- a CDS encoding asparaginase — protein: MTSSRVNRHQTKELEIQLLREGIVEATHLAHVAVCDDRGRTLSVAGNGELGTFIRSALKPFQALAVTAAGALERYSLGDRDLAIMCGSHQGTIEQARQAFHILWQADLDPTALRCPIPAGKKSPLEHNCSGKHAGMLAVCQQRNWPLATYLDRSHPVQKLILTRISELLGMPSDEFICAHDDCGAPTYFMQLSQMASLFAMLSSGNSLDMERIVRAMISHPDMVGGPGSFDTTLMNLTHGALVSKSGAEGIQCIGRVGEGLGLSIKVIDGAKRAKYATAIFTLRQLGWITPTVADTLAETYMKVGDFTRLDVVGDLPMMY
- a CDS encoding four-carbon acid sugar kinase family protein, translated to MAQPKIIVLDDDPTGSQTVHSCLLLMRWDVDTLRQGLRDDSPIFFVLTNTRALTAAAAEQVTREVCQHLKQAIALEGIQDFLVVSRSDSTLRGHYPVETDAIAQELGPFDAHFLVPAFFEGGRITRDSVHYLMVDGVPTPVHETEFAKDSVFGYSTSYLPDYVAEKTAGRIPAASVERFTLENIRGGSLERLMTLEHNVCCAVDGETQADLNQFAQDLLAAAAQGKKFLFRSAASILTALAALLPQPIDASHMRTYVRGGRPGAIIVGSHVKKTTQQLEQLLQEPGVTGIEVDVAQLRDGEPGHHKAVLEDILNQVNKAHEVGQVPVVYTSRQELAFDTVQARLDFGVEVSSLLMDVIKGLPSDIGFLISKGGITSNDTLSTGLALRTARLLGQILPGVSAVRTPADHPQFPDLPVVLFPGNVGDERALTLTYQRLVGQ
- the hslO gene encoding Hsp33 family molecular chaperone HslO; protein product: MVDQLIRATAADGGVRVVGVITTKLTEVARQRHNLSYVATAALGRTLSAGLLLASSMKQPQGRVNIRVRGDGPLGGVLVDAGMDGTARGYVDNPAVELPPNAQGKLDVGRAVGRNGYVYVVRDMGYGYPYSSTVGLVSGEIGDDLTHYLVSSEQTPSALILGVFVGANGVEAAGGLLLQILPRAAEDTEMVALIESRLAGLTGFTPLLRANKTLPQIFDELVGDLGLEILPETQMVQFSCPCSFDRMLRALKMLGEDELQDMIETDNGAEAICHFCNEVYHTNSDQLAQLIVDLREERQEAGR
- a CDS encoding NUDIX domain-containing protein, encoding MAKKSAGLLMYRTQDSQLEVLLVHSGGPYWANRRWQAWTIPKGEIDPGEDTFEAAKREFLEETGQVPTGSFRPLQPVRQAGGKLVFAWAFEGNFNPADLHSNTFILEWPPNSGVLREFPEVDQAAWFELEEAKRRIIKAQGQFLDELVQVLGQVPLA
- a CDS encoding zinc ribbon domain-containing protein, whose amino-acid sequence is MPYHCDLSPGQKIYLDNPGSITLITLASAGAGQQQQSSTQVHTGPWTEIPQIVRAGNGALLRCVTAQGTFFWQIRGMQIEVASATDWATDQATPMQAAEVGPSPITSMPPMPPMAPMQMGDMQMSLNPMTLRMGKMTLGLDTSTVNTRKFCTQCGAAIALGDRFCGSCGHQLP
- the aqpZ gene encoding aquaporin Z, with product MPLVKRCVAEFFGTFWLVLGGCGSAVLAGKFLDSSGAFNLGIGFLGVSLAFGLTVLTMAYAIGHISGCHLNPAVSFGLWAGGRFPSSELLPYIVSQVLGGILGAGIIYIIATGQPGFAIDPSVGNPLATNGFGAHSPGGFSLLACFVCEVVMTFFFLMIILGATDLRAPVGLAPVAIGLALTLIHLISIPVTNTSVNPARSTGPALFVGGPLFAQLWLFWVAPILGALLAGWFYATFFAVDRERAAQVENAKTVV
- the glgX gene encoding glycogen debranching protein GlgX; its protein translation is MGMQVWPGRPHPLGATWDGMGTNFALFSENATGVDLCLFDAADQETRIPLTEVDNYVWHSYLVGVGPGQRYGFRVQGPHHPKGGQRFNPYKLLIDPYAKAVDGDVQFDPAIFGYDLDATNNLENLDLSFSEVDSAPFMPKAVVIDPSFDWEGDRPLDTPWHRTIIYEIHVKGLTQRHPDIPEPLRGTYAGLAHPAMIDHLSSLGITAVELLPVHHFHAYPGHLANTGLRNYWGYDSLSYLAPYGGYSSAGQTGGQVNEFKQMVKALHQAGIEVILDVVYNHTGEGSHLGPTISLRGIDNAAYYRLVEDAPRYYMDFTGCGNSLNVRHPQVLKLIMDSLRYWVLEMHVDGFRFDLASALARELYEVDSLAAFFDIIHQDPVLSTIKLIAEPWDLGEGGYQVGNFPLLWSEWNGKYRDSMRDFWRDHDCRLGEFAFRVTGSSDLYKANGKRPHASVNFITCHDGFTLRDLVSYNEKHNLANHENNRDGESYNRSWNCGAEGETDNPTILALRHKQQRNLLATLLLSQGVPMLLGGDELGRTQQGNNNTYCQDSALSWFDWNLTPLGHELLSFTSQLIQLRQTHPSFARRHWFQGRAIHGSGVHDIGWYNPDGSEITDNQWYGGSAKAITVFLNGEELMGFEAQGQRLEDDSFLLFFNAQSDAQDFCVPPMLKNQSWSMVINTEQPTGFVNDRQIYKPGEAIAVADFSLVVLTSPKPTLG